The nucleotide window CGGTGGCCGCGCCAGCAGGTGGAACTGGGCGGCGAGTGGAGCCTGATGCTGTACACGGACGGCCTGATCGAGGGCCGGACCGGTGAGGGCAGGGAACGGCTCGGCCAGGACGGGATGGTGGACATGGTCCGCCGCCAGCTGGCGGAGGGCCTGCGCGGCGAGGAACTGCTGCGGGCCGCCGTGAACGAGGTACGGGACCTCAACGGCGGCGAGCTGACGGACGACGTGGCGGTACTGCTGCTGGACCGCGTGGCCTAGAGCCCGTTATTCGCGGGGTGCGGACGCGGAGATGCGGACGCGGAGATGCAGGCACGGAGGTGCGTACGCGGAGATGCAGGCACGGAGGTGCGTACGCGGAGATGCAGGCACGGAGGTGCGGACGCGGGGTGCGGGGTGCGGACGCAAGGTGCAGGCGGCCGCGGGGGGGGGGGGGAGAGGAGGAGGGGAGCGTCAGCGCCCGCCGTTGTAGGGCCCGTACGGACCGTCGCTGCTGCTTCCTCCGCCCCGACGGCCGCCCCGGCCGCCGCCCGACACCTGCCTGAGGGCGGGCCGGACGTCCACGAAGAAGACGATCGTGGCGACGAGGCCCGCGATCTGCAGGAAGACGATCGGCACCAGCAGGTTCACGGCCACCGTGACACCCAGGATGATCAGCCAGAACATCTTGTTCTGCTTGTTCGCGGCGCGGTAGGCGTCCTCACGGGCCAGCACGGCGAGGACCAGCGCCGCCACCGCAAGCACCAGCATGGCGGTGAAGATCAGCCACATGAGGCCGCCGAATGCCGTCAGGAGCACTGTGCCCACCACCCGAGTCTGGTTGTCGTCGCTACGCGGTCACCGTACCCGCAGAACGGGCCGGGAACTCCGATAGTGCCCGGAGTGCCCGGCCCGTTCGCCGGCACGGATCCGCGCGGCGGCGTACGCATCGCGCGTCCGCCGCTCGCCCGCCCTACTTCGCGGGCGGCGTGCTCTTCTTGGCCGTCGTGGTGGTCTTGCGGGCAGCCGGGGCCTTCTTGACCGGGGCCTTCTTCGGCGCGGCGGCCTCGGCCTCGGCCGCGACGGGCTTCTCGATCGTGCCCTCGCCCGGCTCGGGGCTCGGCTCGACCGCGATGGCCAGCTCCTCGATCTCCTCGGCCGCCTCGCCGCGCCAGGTCTTCACGGTCTGCTCGCCGTGCTCGGCGACCTTCTCGTACGTCTCGCGCGCCTTCACGGCGTACTCGGCGGCGACGCCGACGCTGCGCAGGGCGAGGTCCTGGGCGGTCTCACCGATCTTCTTCAGGTCGGTGTCCAGGTTGCTGATGAAGCCGTTCACCTTGGTCTGGAGGGTCTCCTGCGCGCCCTTGGCGCGGGCGGTGGCCTTCTCCTGGACGGCGTTCGGGTCGATGCCCCGTACGGCGTCGATGCGGGCCGGCGCCTCGGCGCGCAGCTGCTCGACGAGACCCGGCACCTTCTTGGCCTGCTGGATGGCCAGATCGGCGGTACCGGCGGCGAAGTAGAGCGGGGTCGGGTCGCTGAAGGTCTTGCGCAGGTCGTCGGTGATGGCCATGGTGATGGTCCTCCCGGAATCGCTGTGACGTGGTACGTGAGGGTTTTCGTGCGGGTCGTGCGGGTCGTGCGGGTCGTGCGGGTCGTGCGGGTCGTGCGGGTCGTGCTAGTCGCTCTGCGCGGCACCGCTGCCGTCGGCCGTGCGGGGTCTGTCCTCCACGAGGCCTCCCGCGTCCGCGCCGGCCTCCGCCTCGCTCTCGGTCTCCGTCCCGGTTTCCGTCTCCGTCTCCGGGACGTCGTCCGGAGCATCCTCGGCAGCATTGATCTCGAACCCGTTCTCCTTGCGAAAGGACTCGTAGATCTGAAGCAGCACCTGCTTCTGCCGCTCGGTGAGCGTCGGGTCGGCGAGGATGACGGCACGCGTCTCCACCTCGTCCCGGTCTCGCTCGGCGTCGAGGATCCCGGCACGGACGTACAGCGTCTCGGCGGAGATCCGCAGGGCCTTGGCGACCTGCTGCAACACCTCCGCGCTCGGCTTGCGCAGCCCGCGCTCGATCTGGCTCAGATACGGATTGGACACCCCGGCGGCCTCGGCGAGCTGCCGCAGACTCAGCTGCGCGTTGCGCCGCTGGTCCCGCAGGTACTCACCGAGATTGCCGACGTTGAGCGATGCCATGCCCCTACGGTGCACCATCCCCGCTAACTTTTGCAAGCACGTGCTTGCAAAAGTGCGCCACGCCACTCCGTGCGGGGAGCGGTTGCATAGGATCGGCGGCATGGCGCTACGACCCGTTCAGGTGAACATCAAGGCTGTCGATCACTCGGCGGTCGGCCGGTTCTGGGCGGAGGCGCTCGGCTGGAGCGCCTACAGCCCCGGTGTGACCACCTACGTCGGACCCGCCGGCGGCCTGGTGTGGCCGGACCCCGTCGTCGTCGGCATCGACGTCGTGCCCGTCCCGGAGCCCGGGACGGGCACGAAGAACCGTGTGCACCTCGATCTCGCCACCTCTTCCGCGGCCCACCAGGCGGAGTTGGTCGCGCGTCTCCGGGCCCTCGGGGCGACGCCCGCCCAGGTGGGCCAGGGCGAGGTGCCGTGGACGGTCCTCGCCGACCCGGAGGGCAACGAGTTCTGTGTGCTGGAGCCGCGGGAGGTCCACCGGGACACCGGGCCGATCGCCGTGGTGGTGGTCGACTGCGCGGATCCGCGGGCCATGGCCCGTTTCTGGGACGCGGCGCTGGACTGGACCCTGCAGGAGGTGTCCGACGAGCACGCGGTGCTGCGCTCCGCCGAGGGTGTCGGACCGTATCTCGAGTTCCTGCGCACGCCCGGCGCGAAGACCGGGCCGGACCGCGTCCACCTCGACCTGCTGCCGTACCCCGGTGACGACAAGGAGGCGGAGGTGGCCCGGCTGCGGTCCCTCGGCGCCACCGACCTCGACCTCGGCCAGGGCGCCGTGCCGTGGACGTGCCTGACCGACCCCGAGGGCCACGAGTTCTGCGTACTCGCCCATTCCTGACGCGAAGCCCTCTGACGCACCGGCACCCCTGCGACCGCCACAGCCACAGCCACAGCCACTACAGCGGTTACGACCGCTGTAGTCGCCTGCGGTACTCCCCCGGTGATGTCCCGGTCGCCCGCCGCCGTCGGCGACGAGGACCACGTCCGGCGCCATGACGTCCATCAGCTCCAGCAACCGCCCGGTGCGCAGCGCCGCCAGGAACCGCTCCGCCACGGCCTGCTGCTCCGACCTGCTCACCCGCGCCCTCGGCCGCCGGGCCGCCACGTGCTCGCGGGCTCGCCGCGCGACCTGCCGTACCGTCGCCACGGACTTCCCGACGACCTCACCGATCTCGCCGTACGGCGTCTCGAAGACCTCGTGGAGCACGGACACCGCCCGCTCCGTCGGGCCGAGCGTCTCCAGCACGGTCAGCATCGCGATCGAGACGCTCTCCGCGAGTTCGACGTCCTCGGCGACATCAGGGCTGGTCAGCAGCGGTTCCGGCAGCCACTCCCCCACGTGCTCCTCACGGCTGCGCGACACCGTCCGCAGCCGGGTGAGCCCTTGCCGGGTGAGCCCCTGCCTGGTGACGATCCGGACGAGGCACGCCCGCGGATCGCGCACCTGCGACCGGTCGACGCCGGACCACCGCAGCCAGGGCTCCTGCAGTACGTCCTCCGCGTCGGCCGCCGATCCGAGCATCTCGTAGGCGACGGTGAACAGTAGGGCGCGGTGGACGACGAAGGGATCGCCATCGGCTTCACCGGCCATCCCGGTGACGGTGACGGTGACGCCGGACCCAGGCGGTCGAGCAGGCCCGCGTACAGCTCGTCGGTCACGGTCGGCGGCGTGCTCGTCATGGCGTCGACGTACTCCAGCACGTCCCGCTCCAACCGTGTGAACGCCTCCGACTCCCGCCGGCGCGGCACCTGGCTCGCCTTGGCCAGGTCCAGGTTCTTGCCCAACACCTGGAAGTAGTTGACGTCCAGGCACCAACCGCAGCCCACCTGCGCGGCCACCGCCATGTGCGCGAACGTCTTGAGGCCCTCGTCGGCCATGCTCCATCCGGCGATGCCGCTGCCCAGGTTCCCGGAGTCCCGGGCGGCCTCAGGATGGTGCGCCGTCGCCGTACGGGAGTCGGCTACCAGATGATGATCCCGCCGCCGACGGCCAGCGCACGCCGCGCCGCGTCCACGATGTTGTCCAGGCACCGGCTCACGTCGTCGGCGTGCGGGGAGAGGGACTTGCCCGGTCCTGTCCCAGGCCCCGTCTCCGCCCCCGCTCCCGGCTCCGTCCCCGTTTCCGGTTCCGCGCGCATGTGCTCCGCGATCCGCGCCAGATCCGTACGGATCAGATCGCACTCGGCGATGAGGGCGGCCACCTCGTGCGGCGCCACGGCGAGGTCCTCCGTGGCCAGCCGGGGAAGGAAGCGCGCGCCCAGCGAACGGACCGGCCCGGACCCCCACACCTCGGTGCGCCACCGTTCCCGGCCCGCCGCGTCGGAGCATCCGGGCGGAACGTCCAGCACCTCGATGCCGCCCTCAGCACGGGGCACGTACACATCGACCGCGAGACTCATGTCAGAGAGTCGACCACGGACGGGGGCCGGAGGTCCACCGTCCCCCTCCGGTCCGGAATGGAAAGACAAATACATTGCCTGTACGCACGAATTCCCCTACCCTTTTCTCCGTGACTGCCGGGTCGGCCATTGGCCAACGAACAGTAGGGTTCCCGGCCTCCGAGTGAGGCCCGGGCGGGCCAGAGGGCCGCCCCCTTCTTCTCAAGCTCTTCTTCTCGAGCGCGCGTGAAGCAGCCGCGCGCCGAGGCGTATCCGCGTGTGCGCGCACCCGTCGCGGTGCACCACCCCGTTACGGCGTACCACCACCACCGTCGCGGTGCACCACGCCGCTGCACACCGAGCGCGCACACCGCATACGCATACGCATACGCACACGCAGACCGCACCCCCTCCC belongs to Streptomyces sp. V3I8 and includes:
- a CDS encoding DUF2516 family protein, with amino-acid sequence MLLTAFGGLMWLIFTAMLVLAVAALVLAVLAREDAYRAANKQNKMFWLIILGVTVAVNLLVPIVFLQIAGLVATIVFFVDVRPALRQVSGGGRGGRRGGGSSSDGPYGPYNGGR
- a CDS encoding helix-turn-helix domain-containing protein; the encoded protein is MASLNVGNLGEYLRDQRRNAQLSLRQLAEAAGVSNPYLSQIERGLRKPSAEVLQQVAKALRISAETLYVRAGILDAERDRDEVETRAVILADPTLTERQKQVLLQIYESFRKENGFEINAAEDAPDDVPETETETGTETESEAEAGADAGGLVEDRPRTADGSGAAQSD
- a CDS encoding VOC family protein, which codes for MALRPVQVNIKAVDHSAVGRFWAEALGWSAYSPGVTTYVGPAGGLVWPDPVVVGIDVVPVPEPGTGTKNRVHLDLATSSAAHQAELVARLRALGATPAQVGQGEVPWTVLADPEGNEFCVLEPREVHRDTGPIAVVVVDCADPRAMARFWDAALDWTLQEVSDEHAVLRSAEGVGPYLEFLRTPGAKTGPDRVHLDLLPYPGDDKEAEVARLRSLGATDLDLGQGAVPWTCLTDPEGHEFCVLAHS